A stretch of Episyrphus balteatus chromosome 2, idEpiBalt1.1, whole genome shotgun sequence DNA encodes these proteins:
- the LOC129909162 gene encoding YTH domain-containing protein 1 — translation MADLDAVNLGLDENEADIAEELQDFEDSFDTRSEASAASSSSSASQPSISSVSTADSSVGGPKSRRGAGGAGGGNKVGNAKDGNRNKRERSKAKSSASAASNQKAKKLKTSENSAKTTKDNSEKRSASIEKKTTITLKKPKIEPASSDSDSDHNDKLDKRNGRTASKSKSKSRSRSKSKSVSRSRSRSGSSDSDVGKRRKRSTSNENNTSGSSAGDGKPAKSSSSKSYDYMTKLNYLFRDTRFFLIKSNNADNVALSKSKNVWSTLPQNEANLNQAFKESRNVLLIFSVNESGKFAGFARMSGQSRRDIPQVAWVLPPSISVKALGGVFELDWICRKELSFTCTAHLYNIWNDGKPVKIGRDGQEIEPKVGAELCRLFPEDENIEMTPILRKSKETAKMMREKGIRMQYKVPTRGLSSMRGGGSGRGHHSGGYGGGGGGPMRGKRPYIPGGGPRHHQKMGGGILPSGGGSFKRSSSPYNRSDRVPPWERYMTSAAAAEAYVADYMRTMHGQLPPLPFVPPFSNMMPGAPAMPASLPPPNMPPPMYEQIPPPVRYYDGPPLPDYPPPQPTRPPPPGGYEKHSPYDEAVPLWKGGGGADRTSMPMGVPPTVHPFSMGSGGMQMPGVNHKSSSSNGNVSSPMPPYRNRDFTNRNRERGGRDYHRGGGGGGRGSDRDRQFRDRSNRSSYRERR, via the exons ATGGCCGATCTCGATGCCGTCAACCTCGGTCTCGACGAAAATGAAGCTGATATAGCTGAAGAATTGCAGGATTTCGAGGATTCATTTGATACTCGCAGTGAAGCATCTGCTGCAAGTTCAAGTAGTTCGGCATCCCAACCAAGTATAAGTTCAGTGAGTACCGCAGATTCGTCGGTAGGTGGACCGAAAAGCAGGCGTGGTGCCGGAGGGGCAGGAGGTGGTAATAAAGTTGGTAATGCTAAAGATGGTAATCGTAATAAACGTGAACGATCCAAAGCTAAGTCATCGGCGTCAGCAGCTTCCAATCAAaaagctaaaaaacttaaaactagcGAAAACTCAGCCAAGACCACCAAAGACAACTCGGAGAAGAGGTCTGCCTCGATTGAGAAAAAAACTACCATCACTTTGAAGAAACCCAAAATCGAGCCTGCTAGTAGCGACAGCGATAGTGACCACAATGACAAATTGGACAAGCGAAATGGTCGCACTGCTAGCAAAAGCAAGAGTAAGTCACGCAGTCGCAGTAAAAGCAAGAGTGTGAGTCGCAGCCGAAGTCGGTCGGGGAGTAGCGACAGTGATGTTGGGAAGCGTAGGAAGCGTAGCACTAGCAATGAAAATAATACTAGTGGCAGTAGTGCTGGGGATGGGAAACCCGCGAAGAGTTCTTCTTCCAAGTCTTATGACTATATGACGAAATTGAATTATCTCTTTAGGGATACTAGATTCTTTTTGATTAAATCGAATAATGCTGACAATGTTGCACTGTCCAAGTCGAAGAATGTGTGGTCGACACTGCCGCAGAATGAAGCGAATTTGAATCAGGCATTCAAGGAGTCGCGCAATGTTTTGTTGATTTTCTCTGTAAATGAGAGTG GAAAATTTGCTGGATTTGCTCGCATGAGCGGTCAATCTCGTCGGGATATCCCTCAAGTGGCTTGGGTATTGCCACCTAGCATTTCTGTCAAAGCTCTGGGTGGTGTCTTTGAACTAGATTGGATTTGTCGCAAAGAACTATCATTCACATGTACAGCGCATTTGTACAATATTTGGAATGATGGCAAACCCGTCAAAATCGGACGAGATGGCCAAGAAATCGAGCCTAAAGTTGGAGCCGAACTTTGTCGTCTATTTCCAGaagatgaaaacattgaaatGACACCAATATTGCGCAAGTCTAAGGAGACGGCCAAAATGATGCGCGAAAAGGGTATCCGAATGCAGTATAAGGTACCAACGCGTGGCCTCTCTTCGATGCGTGGTGGTGGCAGTGGGAGGGGACATCATTCCGGTGGCTATGGTGGTGGAGGTGGTGGTCCCATGCGTGGTAAACGCCCTTACATCCCTGGTGGTGGTCCTCGTCATCACCAAAAAATGGGTGGTGGTATTCTTCCCTCGGGTGGCGGAAGTTTTAAACGCTCATCGTCGCCCTACAATCGCTCAGATCGTGTACCTCCATGGGAAAGGTATATGACATCTGCTGCCGCAGCAGAGGCATATGTAGCCGACTACATGCGCACCATGCACGGTCAATTGCCGCCGTTGCCTTTTGTTCCTCCATTTTCGAATATGATGCCTGGTGCACCAGCCATGCCCGCATCCCTACCACCGCCCAACATGCCTCCACCCATGTATGAGCAAATTCCGCCGCCAGTACGCTACTACGATGGCCCTCCGCTGCCGGACTATCCACCGCCGCAGCCAACTCGTCCTCCTCCACCAGGAGGCTACGAGAAACACTCGCCCTATGACGAAGCCGTTCCTCTATGGAAAGGTGGCGGCGGCGCAGACAGAACTAGCATGCCCATGGGTGTACCACCCACAGTTCATCCCTTCTCAATGGGCTCAGGTGGAATGCAGATGCCTGGTGTCAATCAcaaaagcagcagcagcaacggTAACGTTTCTTCACCCATGCCACCCTATCGTAATCGCGACTTCACAAACAGAAACCGTGAGCGCGGCGGCCGTGACTACCATCGCGGTGGCGGCGGCGGTGGCCGTGGAAGCGATCGGGATCGCCAGTTTCGTGATCGTAGTAATCGTAGTAGCTATAGAGAGCGCCGTTAA